A genomic segment from Thamnophis elegans isolate rThaEle1 chromosome 3, rThaEle1.pri, whole genome shotgun sequence encodes:
- the LOC116505637 gene encoding uncharacterized protein LOC116505637, translating into MFRHHDITLLQAVEIARAAELSEQSTADLERLQLSSQTPGHVPFAPPASQVHDIDYDDFTPSEDLEPDNVGQVRAQPRRKQPASSAATPLTPQNSKVSCLSCGGRHDRQTCQFRNAICRRCQRQGHIAQVCRASLPAPAFFQANERTKSQQRRQQPPKPTRRGDDCHNVSEPQEVESFINQASSGSRKVTANVHLAARVLQGNPHLP; encoded by the exons atgttccgtCATCACGACATTACACTACTCCAGGCAGTAGAGAtcgccagagcagctgagctctctgagcaatcaACAGCTGATTTGGAGCGGCTACAGTTGTCATCTCAAACACCAGGGCACGTTCCGTTCGCTCCACCGGCCTCACAAGTACATGACATTGACTATGATGATTTTACACCTTCTGAGGACCTGGAGCCCGACAACGTCGGCCAAGTCCGTGCCCAACCGCGGCGGAAGCAACCTGCATCATCAGCCGCCACACCGCTGACACCGCAAAACTCCAAGGTGTCTTGCCTTAGTTGCGgaggccgccacgaccgccaAACCTGTCAATTCAGAAACGCAATCTGCCGCCGCTGTCAGAGGCAGGGGCACATCGCCCAAGTCTGCCGAGCCTCTTTGCCGGCCCCTGCCTTCTTTCAAGCTAATGAGAGAACCAAGTCGCAGCAGCGCCGCCAGCAGCCACCGAAACCAACTCGCAGAGGAGACGACTGCCATAATGTGTCCGAACCACAAGAAGTAGAAAGTTTCATCAATCAAGCCTCCTCGGGATCTCGCAAAGTTacagccaatgtccacctggcag CTCGGGTGCTacaagggaacccccatctcccttag
- the LOC116505640 gene encoding LOW QUALITY PROTEIN: uncharacterized protein K02A2.6-like (The sequence of the model RefSeq protein was modified relative to this genomic sequence to represent the inferred CDS: inserted 1 base in 1 codon), with translation LIWGDRVLIPTALRPLVLDLLHKDHPGIARMKALARSYVWWPLLDTEIAAHVGXCTTCQLSRPNPPAGPAHEWEAPRGPWSRLHIDFAGPFHGQNFLVVVDAYSRWVELVLMGSTTAESTVRALRKLFATHGLPDVMVSDNGPQFTSTTFQEFLARVAAYLLSQHSTPCPATNKSPAELLMGRRLRTSLDRLHPLYSGDQPSNLGVLPPRSFKLGDPVWARSFAGEPRWVPGSIVALTGPCSFRIQLADGSQWRRHLDQLRRRLPSQAGGREPPSDNTAVPGLQCEAFATPGLNLLCQPQSPQAERPPCLPRRQLQGRQPNSSIREHYPEGPSYDQ, from the exons ctcatctggggggatcgggtactgatccccaccgcgctccggccactagttctggatctgctccacaaggaccacccgggcatagcacgaatgaaggcattagcccgtagctatgtatggtggcccttgctggacacagagatagcggcccatGTGG GCTGCACGACCTGTCAATtatccaggcccaacccccctgccgggcctgctcatgagtgggaggctccgagaggcccatggtctcgcctccacatcgatttcgctggtcccttccacggccagaacttcctggttgtggtggatgcctactctcggtgggtggagctagtcctcatgggctctaccacagccgagagtacggtcagggctcTACGGAaactgttcgcaacccatgggttgccggacgtgatggtttcggacaatgggccccagttcacatccaccaccttccaggagttcttg gcgagggtggcggcttacctgctaagccaacattccaccccctgcccagctaccaacaaaagccccgcggagctcttgatgggccggcgtctgcggacttccctggataggcttcacccgctctattcaggggatcagccgagcaatctgggggttctccctccccggtcctttaagttaggggatcccgtgTGGGCTCGGTCCTTTGCGGGGGAACCAAGATGGGTGCCTGGTTCTATCGTTGccctgaccggcccatgttcttttaggatccaattggctgatggatcccaatggagacgccacctggatcaattaaggaggcgtctcccgtcgcaggcTGGTGGCCGCGAACCCCCGAGTGACAACACCGCAGTACCGGGGTTGCAAtgtgaagccttcgccactccaggcctcaaccTGCTGTGTCAACCACAAAGTCCTCAAGCTGAGAGACC gccctgccTACCCAGGCGCCAGCTACAAGGACGCCAGCCCAACAGCTCAATCCGAGAACACTACCCAGAGGGTCCCTCCTACGACCAGTGA